In Gammaproteobacteria bacterium, the genomic stretch GCTGTTGTAACCCAAACCGGCTGATAGCGCGGTGGGGTATTGCGCCAGGAGGTCATACGCTACCCCGGCACGCAGCGCGAATCGCGCCCTGGGGCTAAACTCCAGACCTGCGCGGACGTGTTGTGAATCCTCGCCCCAAAGATCCTGTACTGGAACAAGCTCTACTTCTGCCGTGCTAAACCAGCGCCCCTGCTGGTGGGCAATGCCCAAGCGGGCATCGGGGCGTTGGCGGTAACTGCCGGGGACGAGAAAAAAATCAACCGCTTGCGGTTGCACGTTGTGCACGGACAGCCCGGTGTACAGAGTATCGACCCGGTACAGTGCGCCGACATCCAGATTGAACTGGCGGGCAAAATCACTCGCATAAGGTATGCCGCTGATATTGTGCGCGGAAAAATGGTAGGCGCGGCTGCGAAGGCTAACCAGCTTGGGCCTGATCCCGATGCTCAACTGCCGGGCCGAGGCCGCATCCCCCAGCACAATGCCCGCGAAGGTGGCGGCCATCGTGACGCTGGTCAGGGCGCGATAGTCGCCATAGACATGGGTCAGTGGCTGGTTGGGGTCGGAATAATCGCTGGTGGCAGTTTTGCTGCCGCGAAATGCTGCCTGGTGGTGTACCTGAACCTGGGCATCCAAACTGATTGGCAGGTGCGGTAAGACAATGCCACCGAAGGCGTGTTTGGATTCTTGCTGATCGCTGCTGGCAAAGCGCTGGGCAGCGGATTCGAGTGAGGATTGAGTGTTGGCCGATGGCGACGCGAGAAATTGGTCATATTGGCTTTGATAGTTGGCCAGTGCGGCGTTGTAGTCCCGCTCTGTTCCATGACCCTCGGTGTAACTGCCGGGATAAATCAATAATTCGGTGGGATCACGTAACATGGGTAACTGCGCAGGATTGGCGCCGGCGATATAGGACATGATCGGGGTGGTTAACGTGCCACCCAGCGCCAAACTGGTGACATCGCCATTGGCGCGGCCATCAGCGACAGCGTTTCCGGAGATCAACAACGAAAGCAAAATAGCGACAGGGAAGACACATGGTAACAAACGGATGGAGAAAACAGTCATCAGC encodes the following:
- a CDS encoding conjugal transfer protein TraF, with protein sequence MISGNAVADGRANGDVTSLALGGTLTTPIMSYIAGANPAQLPMLRDPTELLIYPGSYTEGHGTERDYNAALANYQSQYDQFLASPSANTQSSLESAAQRFASSDQQESKHAFGGIVLPHLPISLDAQVQVHHQAAFRGSKTATSDYSDPNQPLTHVYGDYRALTSVTMAATFAGIVLGDAASARQLSIGIRPKLVSLRSRAYHFSAHNISGIPYASDFARQFNLDVGALYRVDTLYTGLSVHNVQPQAVDFFLVPGSYRQRPDARLGIAHQQGRWFSTAEVELVPVQDLWGEDSQHVRAGLEFSPRARFALRAGVAYDLLAQYPTALSAGLGYNSEWLTLNAFGQASTDALSTGLSLGIRL